From Corallococcus exiguus:
CGTCGCGGCCATCGCGGCCATCGCCTGCCGCCCCTGCCAGAAGCGCCGGGCGGTCAGGGACACCACCTTCGCGGGAGCCTCCACGCCTGTCGCGGGCACCACCGCCGGAGCCCCCCGCTCCGCCTCCGCCGCTGCCTGCGACATCGCCTTCGCCAACCGCCACGCCTGCGCCCACGCGGGATCCGCCGCGACGCGCTCGATGACCGCCCGGCGCTCCTCCACCGGCAGCTCCTGCCTCACCGCGCGCCAGACGAGGTCCGCGTCCACCGGCTCCCCTGCCGCGTCATCCTCGCGCAGCGCCGTGCGCAGCCGCTCCACGCCCTCGGCATCCAGCGTGTCATCCTCGGGACGGCGTTCGCTCACGGCTGGATTCCCTTCATGGAGAGACAGGCTCGCAGCGCGCTCAGCCCCCGGTAGATGAGGTTCTCCGTCCGCTTCGCCTCCCACCCCAGCAGCTCCGCGGCCTCCGGGACGGTGTGTCCTTGCAGGTGCAGCGTCACGGCGAGGCGGCGGTCCTGCACCAGCCCCTGAAGACAATCACGCACGGCTCGCGCAATCTGCGCGGCCCCCGCCGCGCGCTCCGGGTCTCCCGGCGCCACGGGTTGGGCGGGCCCCTGCTCCACCTCCTCCAACGCCACCTCCTTGCGCGCCCCCATCCGGCGAAGCTCGTCGATGAGCGTCGTGTACGCCACCCGGTACAGGTACGCGGGGGTCAGCTCCGCCTGGCCCTGGGTGCGCCCGCGCAGCTCCACCACCTTCATCATCGCGACCTGCAACAGGTCCTCCCGCCGGTCCGCGAGCGACGCGGGACAGACGCTCGCGAGCGCCCGGCCCAGGTCACGCCGCAGCGTCTCCAACCCGGCATCCGGGGATGCACCCGCCCATGGGCCGTGTCGCAACTCCAAGATGCCTCCCCTCGCGAGAACGGGTGCCGAGCGTCATTCGAACGCATCATCGGCGGCAAGGAGAAGCCGGGCAATCCGCGAAAATTCCCCCGGAGCCCAGAGGCCCCGGGGAAGACATTCGCGCGCTACTGGAGATTCGCGTCCCAGGCAATCAGACGCAGGTCTCCGCCGCCCCCCGTGCCCGTCGTCAGGCGCACGGCGGTGATGACGAAGCGAGCGCCCACGGAGGTGGCGGTGGTGGCCAGGCCCGACACGATGGCGCCCGCGCGCTCCTTGCCGGTGCGGTGCACCTTGCCGTCCGCGTCCACGTCCCAGGTGTAGACGCGCAGGTTGCCCGTGGTGTCCCGCACCGGCGTGACCACGTGCGCTCCCTTCACGCGCGCCGCGCTCAAATCCAGGATGGCCTCGCCGTCCTCGTGGTCACGCCGCACCAGCTGTCCGGACGCCGTGACGTCGAAGGAGATGTTGCGCAGCACGCCGTTGGTCAGGCGCGTGCTGGCCACCACCATGTCGCGCACGCTGTTGCCAATGGTGACGGTGCTGAGGGCCACGTCCGTCACCGCGCCCGCCAGATAGGAGCCCCGCTGGAAGACGAGGTTCTGCGGGGTGATTTCCCACGCCGTCAGGCTCAGGTTGCCCTCGGGCGTGCGCACCGCCGTGACGACGCCGGTGAAGCGGCCCGCATCCCCGGCGACGCGGCCGTTGAGGATGGGCGTCATGGCCACCTTCGTCGCCTCCTCACCGAAGCCGTTGCCCCGGCGGGTCACCGTGTCCAGCGTCGCGGACGTCTCCCAGGTGCTGACCTTGAGATGGCCCGTGGAGTCGCGGATGGCGCTCACCACGCCCAGCCCCTCCGGGAGGGCCGCGACGTTGATCTCCGTCGCGTTCGCGTCGCCGCCCGCCTCGCCCTTGCGCTCGAACGAGCCGTTCGTCGCGACCCGCCAGGCGATGAGCTTGAGCTTCCCATCCCCGTCACGCAGCGCCGTCACCACGTCGCGGGTGATGCTGCTGTGAGGGTGGGCCATGGCGATGGAGCTGGCCGCGCCCGCGGAGGCGTCATGCAGCTTCGTGAAGGTGCCGTCCCCCGCCAGCTGCCACGAGCCCAGCGCCAGCCGACCCGTCACGTCCCGGGTGGCCGTCACCACCATGCCGCCCGAGGCCGCCGTCGCCACCTCCAGCACCGGGTCCCCGGTGATGTCGCCCCGGCGCAGCAGCGGATCCGGGTGGATGGCCTGGGGGAACAGGTCGAGCGCCTCGTTCTGGAGCGGGACGAAGTCGAGCGACGAGTCGTAGTTCACCGCGCCGTTCTTCTGCCACGCCTGCGAATAGGGCAGCGGCAGGGACGTGCCCACCGTCGTCGCGCCCGTCATGGGTTGCAGGTGCACGTGCAGGTGGGGATTCGACGAAGCGCCGGAGCTGCCCACGCGGCCCACGAACTGTCCGCGCTTCACGCGCACCCGCTGCGCCGCGGGGACGATGGCTTCCCGGGGCAGGTCCCCCACGCGGTCCTCCGCGTCCGCCACGTAGGTGGCGTTGAAGGGACAGAGCTCCTCCGGGACGCTCCCGGGCTGCAGGTGCGCGTAGAGGATGATCTTCCCGTCGTCCGTGCGGATGTTCACGTGGTTGCCCGAGCGCGGGATGCGCAGCGGGTTGGAGGTGCGGCCCGGGTGGGGCACGTCGTCACCGCCGTACACCGCCGGCTTGAGGCCCTCCGGGGCGTTGCGCCAACAGGTGAGCACCTCGCCATCCGCGATGGCGGAGACGGGCAGCCCGTAGATGACCCAGTCGGAGTTCTTCGGGTTGGCCGCGTAGTCCGCGAAGGGAATCTTCACGCGGGTGAAGCGCTTCTCGTCGTCGTCGAAGCGCACGGCGCTCAGGTCGCGGTTGTGCGTGCCGTCGTGGTCGCTGGAGATCCACCAGTGGCTGCCCTCGGGCAGGTCCGCGCTGCTGCCGGGGAAGGCATACGTCTGCGCGGACGCGCTGACGCCCAGGGTGGTGAAGGCCACTGCGGTGAGCCGGGCCACGGAACGAAGGCGTGGGGACGGTGACATGGGGTTGCTCCTGATGGGTGGCGCCCGGCGGCCGTGATGGCCATCCGTTTCGCGCCTGCCCCCACCCAACGGAAATGCCCCTTTTTTCCCCTCACCCCCGCCGTGCGATTCTCAGACCATGCCGCCGTTGGCGCGGAGGACCTGCCCGTTGATCCACCCGCCCTCCGGACCCGCGAGGAAGGCCACGGACGCGGCGATGTCCTCCGGCGTGCCCAGCCGCTCCAGGGGGTTCAGCTTCGCCATGCGGTCCACCAGCTCCGGGGACTTGCCGTCCAGAAACAGCTCGGTGGCGGTGGGTCCGGGCGCCACGCAGTTGACGGTGATGTTCCGGCCGCGCAGCTCCTTGGAGAGGACGGCGGTCATCGCCTCCACGGCGGCCTTGGTGGCCGAGTAGACGCCGTAGTTCTCCATCCGCAAGCCAATGACGCTGGTGGAGAAGTTGATGACGCGCCCACCGTCGCGCAGGCGGCGCGCGGCTTCACGCAGGCCGTTGAACGTGCCCTTGATGTTGACGGCCACGTGCTGATCAAACAGCGCGTCATCGAAGTCCGCGAAGCGCACGAACTTCCCGATGCCGGCGTTGTTCACCAGCACGTCCACGCCGCCGAACGCTTCTTTCGCCGCGTCGAACATCCGGGGGAAGGCGGTGGGGTCGGCGACATCCGCCTGGAGGCTCAGGGCCCGGCCTCCCGCCGCTTCAATCCCGCGCACCACGGCCTCCGCCGCGTCGCGGTTGCCCGCGTAGTTGACGATGACGTTGAAGCCGTCGCGAGCGAGCCGCTCCGCCACCGCGGCGCCGATGCCGCGCGAGCCGCCCGTCACGAGGGCCGTCTTCTTCTGGGTCTGGGTCGTCATGGGTCTTCTCCTCTGGGAGCGCCGTCGTCCGAGCTGGGGCGCCAGGTGAGGACACGATGGACCTTTCCGAGCCACGGATAATCGGCTTTGTTCCGGCATCACTGTTCGACAGGGCGGACAATGGACCGGTTCGACGCCATGAAGGCCTTCACGCGCATCGTGGAGCGCCGGAGCTTCACCCAGGCCGCGAAGGACCTGGGGCTGCCGCGCTCGTCGGTGACGGACGCGGTGAAGCAGTTGGAGGAGCGGCTGGGGGTGCGCCTGCTCCAGCGCACCACGCGGCACGTGAGCCCCACGCTGGACGGCGAGGCGTACTACCAGCGCTGCGTGTCGCTGCTGGCGGACCTGGAGGAGGCGGACGCGGCCTTCGTGGGGGGACAGCCGAAGGGGCTCGTGCGCGTGGACGTGCAGGGGACGCTGGCGCGCAGGGTGGTGCTGCCCCGGCTGCCGGAGTTCCTGGAGCGCTACCCGGGCATCGAGCTCTACATGAGCGAAGGCGACCGGCTGGTGGACCTGGTGCGCGAGGGCGTGGACTGCGTGCTGCGCGCGGGTGAGCCGAAGGACAGCGACATGGTGGCCCGCAGGGTGGCGCTGCTGGAGGAGGTGACGTGCGCGTCCCCGGCCTACCTGGCGCGGCACGGCGTGCCGGAGGGTGTCGAGGCGCTCCAGCACGGGCACCGCATGGTGGGCTTCCGCTCGTCGCTGACGGGGAGCCTGATTCCGCTGGAGTTCACGGTGGGCGGCGAGGTGCGCCACGTCGTGCTGCCCACCACGATGTCCGTGAACGGCGCGGAGACCTTCGTCGCCGCCGCGCGGTTGGGATTGGGCCTCATCCAGGCGCCGCGCTACCGCCTGGAAGAGGACTTCGGGCGAGGCACGCTGGTGCCCGTACTGCCCCAATACCCACCGACGCCCACGCCCGTGTCCCTGATGTACCCGCGCAACCGGCAGCTGTCCCCGCGCGTGCGCGTCTTCATCGACTGGCTCACGCAGGGCTTCACCGCGCCCTGAAGCGAGGAGCGCTCAGCGCAGCTTCATGCACTTGGGACGCGCGAGCAGCCGGTCCACGTAGGCCTCCAGCTTCGGACGGCCCGTCGAACCTCCGAACATGCGCTGGTAGATGAACATGGAACCGATCATCACGTCCGCGGCGGTGAACCAGTCGCCGAAGAGGTAGGGCCCGTCCCCCAGTTCGCGCTCCACGGCGTCCAGCGTCTGCGGGTACTCCGTCCACCCGCGCTGCGGCGTCGTGGGGGCCTGGGCCATGTGGTCGCCCATGGACGGCTCCAGCTGCGACGTGGAGTACACCATCAGCGACAGGTACCGGCCGCGCTCCGGCGCATCCACCCCGGGCGCCAGCTTCGCCTGCGGGTACTTGTCCGCGACGTAGAGACAGAGGGCGGCGTTCTCGAACACGCGCGCATCTCCGTCCACCAGCGCGGGCAGCTTGCCGGCGGGGTTCACCTTGAGGAACTCCGGCGACTTCTGCTCCTTCTTCTCCAGGTCGATGGGCACGATTTCGTACTCGACCCCCGCCTCGTCGAGCATCCACTTGCCAATGACCGCCCGGCTGCGCGGATTGAAATAGAGCTTCATGCAGGCACCTTTCGTGAGCACCACGTTGGACCGCCCCCCGGGCACAACGCCCGGGGCGCGGGCCGCATTCGCTCACATCTGGTGCCGCTAGGGGACTGCCTTTGTCGCGGGCGGCCCGGACTGTTCGCCCAGCTTCTGGAGCGCGCCCGCCGCGTTGGTGTTCTTCGGGTCCAGCTCCACCGCCTTGCGGTAGTTCACCCGCGCCTGCTCCTTGTCGCCGACGGTGAGGTACGCCTCCCCCAGGCTGTCGTAGCCGTTCCCCAACTGGGGGAACATCTCCACGTTGAGCTTGAAGATTTCAATGGAGTCCACCGCGCGGCCCGTCCGGAGCAGCTGGTAGCCCAGGCTGTTGAGCTGATCATCGGAGAAGTCATACGCGTCCGGCTTCGTGGCCTTCAGCTCGCGGTAGCGCGCGACGGTCTTCGCGACGGGCTCCTTGTTGAGCATCTGGCTCAACATCTCCCGGATGCCCAACCGGGGCGCCTTGGGCGGGATGCCGTGGAGCACGCTGAAGAGGCCCGCGGACAGCTCCTTGAGCTTGTCGCCGCGCGACGTGTTGTCCAGGAGGATGACCACCTCCTTGCCTACCGGCACGCGGTAGATGCGCGAGCTGAACCCGTTGATGCCGCCGCTGTGGCCGATGGTGGCGAGCACGGTCTTGCCATCATTCAGCGGCAGCGGGTCCATGGTCAGGCCGAAGCCGTAGTTCTCCAGGCCGGGCGTGAACATCTTCTGCTTGAGGGCCTCCGGCAGGAGCTTGTTCTCGTAGAGCGCGCGGTCCCAGCGGTAGAGGTCCTCCACCGTCGAGTACAGCGACCCGGCGGCATAGGGCAGGGACATGTCCAGGTAGCCGGCGTGGACGTAGCCGTCCGGCGTGAGTTCGTGGCCACTGGCCCGCTTGGGCAGCACCGTGGCGTAGACGTCGTAGCCGGAGTCCTTCATGCCCAGCGGCGTGAAGATGCGCTCCTGCACCGCCTGCGCGTACGTCTTGCCGGTGACGCGCTCGATGATGGCGCCCAGCAGGAAGTAGCCGGAGTTGCTGTAGGCGAACCTCGAGCCGGGTTCGAACTCCAGGTCACCGCTGGCGAACTGCTTCACGAAGTCCGCGACGGCGTAGGGATTGCGAGACACCTTGGAGAAGAAGTCCGCCGCGTTCGTGTAGTTGGGGATGCCGGACGTGTGGTTGAGCAGGTGCGTGAGGGTGATGCGCGAGCCCGTGTCCTTGCGGTAGTCCGGCAGGGCCGACACCAGCGTGTCGTCGAGCTTCAGCTTCCCCTCCGAAACCAGTTGGAGGATGACCATCGCCGTGAACTGCTTGGTCACGGACGCGATGCGGAACTTCGTGTCCGGCGTGTTGGGCACGTTCCATTCGAAGTTGGCCTGGCCATAGGCCTTCTTCAGGACGACGCCCTTCTCGTTGGCGACAAGCGCCACGCCGTTGAACTGGCGCAGCTGGTGGTACTGCGTCAGCAACTTGTCCAGCTCCTGCTGCCGCGTCGCGGCACCCGCGGCGACAGGGACGAACAGCAGGGCCACGGCCAGCACGCTCAGCAGGCGCAACGGGTTCCAGGTCATTCGGGGTCTCCCACGCATGATCCTACATACGTCCCATTGGCGGGGCGATTGCATCCTCAGGCGGTGTCGAAGCGGCGGAAGAACCAGCGGTTGAGCACCACCGCGCAGCCCAGGTACAGCGCCACCAGCGCGCCCAGCGACGCGAGGATGGCGGGCGGCGGCGGCACGAAGCCGAAGTAGTGCCCCAGCGGCGTGAAGGGCAGCACGCAGGCCACCGCCACCACGCCCAGCGACGACAGCACCAGGAGCCGCGCGGGGGGACTGCGCGCAGCGCCGCCCCGGGTGCGGATGATGAAGATGACCAGCACCTGCGTGGTCAGTGACTCCA
This genomic window contains:
- a CDS encoding RNA polymerase sigma factor; protein product: MELRHGPWAGASPDAGLETLRRDLGRALASVCPASLADRREDLLQVAMMKVVELRGRTQGQAELTPAYLYRVAYTTLIDELRRMGARKEVALEEVEQGPAQPVAPGDPERAAGAAQIARAVRDCLQGLVQDRRLAVTLHLQGHTVPEAAELLGWEAKRTENLIYRGLSALRACLSMKGIQP
- a CDS encoding M23 family metallopeptidase, encoding MSPSPRLRSVARLTAVAFTTLGVSASAQTYAFPGSSADLPEGSHWWISSDHDGTHNRDLSAVRFDDDEKRFTRVKIPFADYAANPKNSDWVIYGLPVSAIADGEVLTCWRNAPEGLKPAVYGGDDVPHPGRTSNPLRIPRSGNHVNIRTDDGKIILYAHLQPGSVPEELCPFNATYVADAEDRVGDLPREAIVPAAQRVRVKRGQFVGRVGSSGASSNPHLHVHLQPMTGATTVGTSLPLPYSQAWQKNGAVNYDSSLDFVPLQNEALDLFPQAIHPDPLLRRGDITGDPVLEVATAASGGMVVTATRDVTGRLALGSWQLAGDGTFTKLHDASAGAASSIAMAHPHSSITRDVVTALRDGDGKLKLIAWRVATNGSFERKGEAGGDANATEINVAALPEGLGVVSAIRDSTGHLKVSTWETSATLDTVTRRGNGFGEEATKVAMTPILNGRVAGDAGRFTGVVTAVRTPEGNLSLTAWEITPQNLVFQRGSYLAGAVTDVALSTVTIGNSVRDMVVASTRLTNGVLRNISFDVTASGQLVRRDHEDGEAILDLSAARVKGAHVVTPVRDTTGNLRVYTWDVDADGKVHRTGKERAGAIVSGLATTATSVGARFVITAVRLTTGTGGGGDLRLIAWDANLQ
- a CDS encoding LysR family transcriptional regulator, coding for MDRFDAMKAFTRIVERRSFTQAAKDLGLPRSSVTDAVKQLEERLGVRLLQRTTRHVSPTLDGEAYYQRCVSLLADLEEADAAFVGGQPKGLVRVDVQGTLARRVVLPRLPEFLERYPGIELYMSEGDRLVDLVREGVDCVLRAGEPKDSDMVARRVALLEEVTCASPAYLARHGVPEGVEALQHGHRMVGFRSSLTGSLIPLEFTVGGEVRHVVLPTTMSVNGAETFVAAARLGLGLIQAPRYRLEEDFGRGTLVPVLPQYPPTPTPVSLMYPRNRQLSPRVRVFIDWLTQGFTAP
- a CDS encoding SDR family oxidoreductase; translation: MTTQTQKKTALVTGGSRGIGAAVAERLARDGFNVIVNYAGNRDAAEAVVRGIEAAGGRALSLQADVADPTAFPRMFDAAKEAFGGVDVLVNNAGIGKFVRFADFDDALFDQHVAVNIKGTFNGLREAARRLRDGGRVINFSTSVIGLRMENYGVYSATKAAVEAMTAVLSKELRGRNITVNCVAPGPTATELFLDGKSPELVDRMAKLNPLERLGTPEDIAASVAFLAGPEGGWINGQVLRANGGMV
- a CDS encoding serine hydrolase — protein: MTWNPLRLLSVLAVALLFVPVAAGAATRQQELDKLLTQYHQLRQFNGVALVANEKGVVLKKAYGQANFEWNVPNTPDTKFRIASVTKQFTAMVILQLVSEGKLKLDDTLVSALPDYRKDTGSRITLTHLLNHTSGIPNYTNAADFFSKVSRNPYAVADFVKQFASGDLEFEPGSRFAYSNSGYFLLGAIIERVTGKTYAQAVQERIFTPLGMKDSGYDVYATVLPKRASGHELTPDGYVHAGYLDMSLPYAAGSLYSTVEDLYRWDRALYENKLLPEALKQKMFTPGLENYGFGLTMDPLPLNDGKTVLATIGHSGGINGFSSRIYRVPVGKEVVILLDNTSRGDKLKELSAGLFSVLHGIPPKAPRLGIREMLSQMLNKEPVAKTVARYRELKATKPDAYDFSDDQLNSLGYQLLRTGRAVDSIEIFKLNVEMFPQLGNGYDSLGEAYLTVGDKEQARVNYRKAVELDPKNTNAAGALQKLGEQSGPPATKAVP
- a CDS encoding glutathione S-transferase family protein, encoding MKLYFNPRSRAVIGKWMLDEAGVEYEIVPIDLEKKEQKSPEFLKVNPAGKLPALVDGDARVFENAALCLYVADKYPQAKLAPGVDAPERGRYLSLMVYSTSQLEPSMGDHMAQAPTTPQRGWTEYPQTLDAVERELGDGPYLFGDWFTAADVMIGSMFIYQRMFGGSTGRPKLEAYVDRLLARPKCMKLR